DNA sequence from the Alosa alosa isolate M-15738 ecotype Scorff River chromosome 2, AALO_Geno_1.1, whole genome shotgun sequence genome:
tagccgtgagaaaggttggaaaTAGGCACCCACTAGCCCAGCATTAAACTccgagcttggtaaacaaaatcggatatgtCAGGCAGTAAGTAAGAGCCCCGGTAAGAACTAAACTAGATTTTGTTAAAATcgacacacctatggctactgaaaaatgtaaggttcatttatcaaatgttattttgaagtattaaaaacatcgttgttttagaagtTTCGAAGGAAGAGGTTGCCAATTGATGGttttaaacaaacacagacagcaatgGCACTTTtaagataaacaaacacatgaatCACAATGTTTTCGTCATAAAGCATTCAAAATGCACAGCCTATGCATTTGCGCTAAAAGAAATAACCCCCTTTCTTTCCCGAGTCTTCAGTCATCTCCTTGGGTGAATGCCTGCAGGCTCCTTATGTGTTACCGCGTAGGTGCTAGGAAGGAACGGAACTAATAAGGTGAATGACTTGTGGGGGCTCGACGAGCGGTATGAACAACGTTAAGCTTAATGGGTTTTAAAACATAAGTTTACACTTACTTGGTAACCAGACCATTTAACATTGCTTCGTCAATGAGAATGGCATGGTTTGGAAATCCTTTTTGTCTGGTTAAATTATACCAGCGTCTCCGCTGTTTCCCTCAGGGTCATTTAAACTGGTGCTCCAGCCTTAGGAACAGGATCAAAGTGATTCTTTAAAACGAATATAAGCCTACGTGGTACTGTTTAGAaatgtttgtagtgtgtgtttgttaatccAACGAGGTTACAAATAATTTGCATTTGAACGTTTTCCCTCCTTTTGTTATGCCACATTTTATGACCTTAGTGCTTCAGATAACCAACGGTATACGTCCATATCTTTGGGGAACAGGCTAAGTTAGCTATTAGCTAACCAACAGTTTTCTGATTTTAGACGTCCTATAGCGTTGGCTAACGTGATAAAACTAGAATTTTGCTGCCGTCTTGTGCTAGCCAGCGTCTTACTCAAATGTGAATTTGTATGGGTTCCGCAAACCACAAgtgcaacaacagcagtgttCTGTCAAATTAAGAAGGTAAATtgaattaatttagtctttagAAATTCCGAATTATCAGCTGTGAAGCTAACGGCACTAGCTGCCGTAACGTTGACAATAACGTTAACGTGTCCTTCTGACTTGAGCATTAACGTTATCAGTACTTGTTAGTGCTTTATTTTACTTGTTGCTTACATGGCGGCCACCATAGCCTGCTAACTTAAAGTTACAGGGATGCGGCATGCTTCTAAGTTAACCTGGtgtgttattttgttttgctAGCGATGTGCAGCCCACGTGAGGTACTACTTGTTGGCGAGGGTAACTTCTCTTTTTCAGTTGCCCTGATCGAATCGTCCATAGATGAGCTAAATGTAACATCAACTTGCTTGCAGTCAGAGGAAAAGGCATATCGCCTGGATAATGCTCGAGAGAATATACAGCGCATACGCGATTGTGGTGAGGTGCTATTCTTTATCATCGTAATTTAAATTGATGACAGAGGAGGCTTTACTAAATTTGTCATCTTTTTCAGGCTCAACGGTGCTCTTTCAAGTGGACTGCACATGCCTGAATGAACATGAAGCTCTTCAAAATCATCTTTTTGACTGCATTATCTTCAACTTCCCCCATTTCGGTCGCAAAAGCGGAGTAAAAAAGAACCGTAATCTCCTGGCTAAATTTTTCCTCAGGTAAGATACTCAAGGCCGTCTTCCATTTGTGAACAGTAGTTATAATGAACGAGAGCCACAGTGATTTGAAATGCATTGCAGCATATCAGTGTTTATGCTAAGATATGcttacccccctcctcctccacagttGTGTGCAGGTCTTAAAAGGTGAAGGAGAGGTTCACGTGGCCTTGTGCAATGGCCAAGGTGGTACTCCAGCTGACAGTCCAATGAGAGAGTGGCACAACAGTTGGCAAGTTGTTGCCATGGCAGCGGAAGCTGGCCTGGTCTTGAGTGAGGTCCATCCTTTCGATCCGATGAAATATCAGGGCTATAAATGCACAGGTTACAGGTGGGTAGAAATTTGGAAGAAACTGTCATTTTCTCAGTTATGTTAAGTAAAAATGTATCAGTTTAATAAATGTTTACGTTGCCTTCCACTTTTAATGTATTTCTGTATATCAATTTTATGTCATTGCCATTACTTTGGCAATGACAGAATTGATATACAGAAACACATTGAATTACCGAACCTAATGCTGTCATTATTGGTCTTTTATTTTTGCAATTGTGTTTCTCAGGAGCCAGGATAAAGGTTTCCATGTGGAAAGTGGTCTTAACCATATCTTTACCCGAAGTTATCCATATACTACACCAGCGTTGACTTTAAAAATGGAGGCAGCATTGGGCAAAGATTCAATATTATTTGAACTTCCAGAAGAGCTAAGTGAATATGTGAACAGGTATTGACATAACTATTTCTACATAACATGAATCTAGAGCATGTGTGAATTTAGGTTACTTAAAAAGCTGTGCACCACTGTTAAGCCTGTATTTGAAACCTTAAAGTGCTCTGTAGTACCAAAAACCTTTAGTATGAAGCCTCTGTGGAAACTTTCAGTGGCTTTCAAGAGTAGTTTGTGTAGTGATCTGATAGATGAATCATGTTCTACATTGCCTCACAGGTTGTCATTCATTGGTTGTCATTCATAGGTCATTCCTTGACTCAGAATCCTATCACCCGGTCAAACTAGTGCAGGAGCAGCTACTTCGGGAGCTGAAGTCATCCTGGCCTGTTTACACCTTGACCCAAAACTTTCCAGAACTGGTCTGTTGCACCCCAGACCAGCCCCATACATTTGGCCCAGATGTTGCTGCCTCTGACATGTATTGGGTGAGGCCCATTGAAACCCATGGCCCACGTGAGGAAGACGAGATGATGGGTGATGACCACCTAAGCTCCAACACCAAGTATGCGCTACAACCATCTATGCTGATGCATCTTTCAGAGATTATCCAGCACAAAGATTTCAGCCCGGGGACTCTGCACGCCCTGAGTGGTCTGGTTTTCCGTCGAGCCCCCGTGTCCTCAAGCACGTCTCCTGTCCATCACCAGCTGCTCCTAGTTGGAGCTTTCCCCTCCGACTCTGAACCTTTAAAGTGTCTCCAGGGGTGTTTAGAGACACTTCTGTCTCCTTATGGAGTCTCATTTGTAGGGGACCAAGAGGACAACAAGAAGGTGTGGATGAACTCAGAAAAACATCCTAAGTTTGGGAGGTTAGTGTACGTGTCTGCACCAGAGTATGAGTTTCAAGGTGTGCGACTGTCCGTGGTCACGATTAACCTTGACTACTTGGCCACTCTTGTCTTCAATCTGTTTGATTGGCGCTTGCTCTGGAGTCCTGACCCCCGCTTCCTTCACCACTTCTCTTCTAAACCCCTTGAACCTTTCTGCACATTCTCGCTGTACCCACCAAGCTACTCGCACGACATCAGCTTCTGGATGGAACCAGACAGCTTTGACGAACTTGACTTCCATGCTGTGGTCCGTCAAGCGTCAGCAGGCGCGGTAAGAGAAGTGGTGCTGGTAGACCGTTTCCGACATCCACACATGGGTCACGCCAGTCTTTGTTACCGGTTGACCTATCAGTCGCCTGATCGCGCACTTTCGCACAGTCAGGTAAAGGACATACACAATCAGTTGCGACAGCTGATGTCTCAAAAACTGCAGGTCACACTCAGGTAGAGCAAAAAAGCGGTTTAACCTTA
Encoded proteins:
- the fdxacb1 gene encoding ferredoxin-fold anticodon-binding domain-containing protein 1, encoding MCSPREVLLVGEGNFSFSVALIESSIDELNVTSTCLQSEEKAYRLDNARENIQRIRDCGSTVLFQVDCTCLNEHEALQNHLFDCIIFNFPHFGRKSGVKKNRNLLAKFFLSCVQVLKGEGEVHVALCNGQGGTPADSPMREWHNSWQVVAMAAEAGLVLSEVHPFDPMKYQGYKCTGYRSQDKGFHVESGLNHIFTRSYPYTTPALTLKMEAALGKDSILFELPEELSEYVNRSFLDSESYHPVKLVQEQLLRELKSSWPVYTLTQNFPELVCCTPDQPHTFGPDVAASDMYWVRPIETHGPREEDEMMGDDHLSSNTKYALQPSMLMHLSEIIQHKDFSPGTLHALSGLVFRRAPVSSSTSPVHHQLLLVGAFPSDSEPLKCLQGCLETLLSPYGVSFVGDQEDNKKVWMNSEKHPKFGRLVYVSAPEYEFQGVRLSVVTINLDYLATLVFNLFDWRLLWSPDPRFLHHFSSKPLEPFCTFSLYPPSYSHDISFWMEPDSFDELDFHAVVRQASAGAVREVVLVDRFRHPHMGHASLCYRLTYQSPDRALSHSQVKDIHNQLRQLMSQKLQVTLR